A stretch of the Papaver somniferum cultivar HN1 chromosome 6, ASM357369v1, whole genome shotgun sequence genome encodes the following:
- the LOC113285580 gene encoding probable polygalacturonase At3g15720 encodes MGLLCTVLMICLLSIVQGEGILGSRSDFKKPDDTVFNVMDTGAAGNGRKNDTQAFLDAWRQMCEATADSPTMVIPEGVTFLLYRISFEGPCKSANPHVQVSGKILAPTKRSWDGPIDYWIQFSQVNGLVITGSNLSVIDGQGSDWWEHEDCFLDNANDACDRPTALKMSGCDGVEIRGLRHVNSQRNHISLTDCRNVTVSGITIKAPKDSPNTDGIDISHSTNIRIEHSNIGTGDDCVAINGGCSDINITNVACGPGHGISIGSLGAKGATEEVERVRVQNCNFTDTLNGARIKTWQGGSGCAKDIWFEQIKLERVHHPIVIDQYYCNGGHHCTEYPSAVKISDVMFNGIRGSSTNIVVVSLNCSKTVACTNIIMNQIDIETIKSEATASSYCMNVIGEETDTSPHVSCLR; translated from the exons ATG GGGCTTCTATGCACTGTTTTGATGATATGTTTACTAAGCATAGTGCAAGGAGAAGGGATCCTTGGTAGTAGATCTGACTTTAAGAAGCCGGATGATACTGTCTTCAATGTCATGGATACTGGTGCCGCTGGAAATGGCCGAAAGAACGATACCCAA GCATTCCTAGACGCATGGCGCCAAATGTGTGAAGCAACCGCGGACTCTCCAACCATGGTCATACCAGAAGGAGTGACGTTTTTGTTGTATCGCATAAGCTTCGAAGGCCCTTGCAAGTCCGCAAATCCACACGTGCAG GTTTCAGGGAAAATTCTTGCACCTACAAAGCGTTCTTGGGATGGACCGATAGATTATTGGATTCAATTCAGTCAAGTGAATGGTCTCGTGATTACTGGGTCTAATTTAAGTGTAATTGATGGTCAAGGTTCAGATTGGTGGGAGCACGAAGACTGTTTTCTCGACAATGCTAAT GACGCCTGCGACAGGCCAACG GCACTAAAAATGTCTGGATGCGATGGAGTTGAGATTAGAGGGTTGAGACATGTGAATAGCCAGAGAAACCACATCTCGTTGACTGATTGTAGAAACGTAACTGTCTCTGGTATCACCATAAAAGCTCCCAAGGACAGTCCTAATACTGATGGTATTGACATTAGCCATTCAACAAATATTCGAATCGAACATTCTAACATCGGAACTG GTGATGATTGTGTGGCAATCAATGGCGGATGCTCTGATATCAATATCACTAATGTGGCATGTGGCCCCGGACACGGCATAAG TATTGGAAGTTTAGGAGCCAAAGGAGCTACTGAAGAAGTAGAAAGAGTGCGTGTTCAGAATTGTAATTTTACAGATACTCTTAACGGAGCAAGGATAAAGACATGGCAG GGAGGTTCTGGATGTGCAAAAGACATATGGTTTGAACAAATTAAGCTTGAACGAGTACATCATCCTATTGTCATTGATCAATACTACTGCAATGGAGGCCATCACTGCACGGAATAT CCGTCTGCCGTTAAAATTAGTGATGTAATGTTTAATGGAATTCGAGGATCTTCGACAAATATCGTAGTTGTAAGTTTGAACTGTAGTAAAACTGTTGCCTGCACAAACATCATCATGAACCAAATTGATATAGAAACGATAAAATCTGAAGCCACAGCCTCATCTTACTGCATGAATGTTATAGGAGAGGAGACCGATACGTCTCCGCATGTTTCTTGTCTACGATGA
- the LOC113287279 gene encoding 4-hydroxy-tetrahydrodipicolinate reductase 1, chloroplastic-like — protein MGSSVLKAPSTSLFFMGKSDQQQNLFCSNLHFSRSISGRPCKLSLIKPFSTSSSIANYRKPITITATQQIDKPIASSSSSMSPVPENHAFPIMVNGCTGKMGKAIIDAGVSAGLHVVPVSFGSESEAGKIVEVGGKEVHVHGPTGRESLLASLFEENPDMIVIDFTVPAAVNANAELYSKVGVPFVMGTTGGDRELLYKTVEDSKVYAVISPQMGKQVVAFIAAMDIMAEQFPGAFSGYSLQVMESHQASKLDTSGTAKDVIKCFQKLGISYEVDQIQQIRDPKQQVEMVGVPEEHLLGHAFHMYHLTSPDQTVSFEFQHNVCGRSIYAEGTIDAALFLAKKVRSKAGKHIYNMIDVLREGNMR, from the exons ATGGGTTCATCAGTTCTTAAAGCTCCATCAACATCTCTCTTCTTTATGGGCAAGAGTGACCAACAACAGAATCTCTTCTGTTCAAATCTTCATTTCTCTCGATCCATCAGTGGCCGACCTTGTAAACTCTCTCTCATTAAACCcttttctacttcttcttccaTTGCCAATTATAGAAAACCCATCACAATAACAGCTACTCAACAAATTGAtaaacccattgcttcttcttcttcttcaatgtcgCCAGTCCCGGAAAACCATGCATTCCCAATCATG gtaaacGGCTGTACTGGAAAGATGGGGAAAGCAATAATAGACGCAGGAGTTTCTGCAGGTCTCCACGTGGTTCCTGTATCATTTGGTAGTGAATCAGAGGCTGGGAAAATTGTGGAAGTAGGTGGCAAAGAGGTTCATGTACATGGTCCGACTGGAAGAGAAAGTCTTCTTGCTTCTTTGTTTGAAGAAAACCCTGATATGATTGTCATTGACTTCACAGTCCCTGCTGCTGTCAATG CTAATGCTGAGCTTTATTCCAAAGTTGGAGTTCCCTTTGTAATGGGAACTACTGGTGGAGACAGGGAACTTTTGTACAAGACTGTAGAAGATTCAAAAGTTTATGCCGTAATCTCACCACAAATGGGGAAGCAG GTTGTTGCATTTATTGCAGCCATGGATATCATGGCAGAGCAGTTTCCTGGGGCTTTCTCTGGCTACTCTTTACAG GTAATGGAGTCTCATCAAGCAAGCAAGTTGGACACATCTGGAACAGCCAAGGATGTTATCAAGTGTTTCCAAAAGCTAGGGATATCTTATGAAGTGGATCAG ATACAACAAATACGGGACCCCAAACAACAAGTGGAGATGGTGGGTGTACCAGAGGAGCACTTATTAGGTCATGCTTTCCATATGTATCATCTAACATCGCCTGACCAAAC GGTTTCATTTGAGTTCCAACACAACGTTTGTGGAAGATCCATATATGCCGAGGGTACTATAGATGCTGCCCTTTTCCTGGCTAAGAAG GTTCGCTCCAAGGCTGGCAAGCATATTTACAACATGATTGATGTCTTACGTGAGGGTAACATGCGATAG